In Phocoena sinus isolate mPhoSin1 chromosome X, mPhoSin1.pri, whole genome shotgun sequence, a genomic segment contains:
- the ZNF711 gene encoding zinc finger protein 711 isoform X2, producing the protein MDSGGGSLGLHTSDSRMAHTMIMQDFVAGMAGTAHIDGDHIVVSVPEAVLVSDVVTDDGITLDHGLAAEVVHGPDIITETDVVTEGVIVPEAVLEADVAIEEDLEEDDSDHILTSELITETVRVPEQVFVADLVTGPDGHLEHVVQDCVSGVDSPTMVSEEVLVTNSDTETVIQAAGGVPGSTVTIKTEDDDDDDDDDDDDDVKSTSEDYLMISLDDVGEKLEHMGNAPLKISSDGSQEDVKEDGFGSEVIKVYIFKAEAEDDVEIGGTEIVTESEYTNGHSVAGVLDQSRMQREKMVYMAVKDSSQEEDDIRDERRVSRRYEDCQSSGNTLDSTLENRSSTAAQYLQICDSINTNKVLKQKAKKRRRGEMRQWQTAVIIGPDGQPLTVYPCHICTKKFKSRGFLKRHMKNHPDHLMRKKYQCTDCDFTTNKKVSFHNHLESHKLINKVDKTHEFTEYTRRYREASPLSSNKLILRDKEPKMHKCKYCDYETAEQGLLNRHLLAVHSKNFPHVCVECGKGFRHPSELKKHMRTHTGEKPYQCQYCVFRCADQSNLKTHIKSKHGNNLPYKCEHCPQAFGDERELQRHLDLFQGHKTHQCPHCDHKSTNSSDLKRHIISVHTKDFPHKCEVCDKGFHRPSELKKHSDIHKGRKIHQCRHCDFKTSDPFILSGHILSVHTKDQSLKCKRCKRGFRQQNELKKHMKTHTGRKIYQCEYCEYSTTDASGFKRHVISIHTKDYPHRCEFCKKGFRRPSEKNQHIMRHHKEALM; encoded by the exons ATGGATTCAGGTGGTGGAAGTCTTGGATTGCACACATCAGACTCTAGAATGGCACATACCATGATTATGCAGGATTTTG TGGCTGGAATGGCTGGTACTGCGCATATCGATGGAGACCATATTGTTGTTTCAGTTCCTGAGGCTGTATTAGTTTCTGATGTTGTCACAGATGATGGGATAACTCTTGATCATGGCCTCGCAGCTGAAGTTGTCCATGGGCCTGATATCATCACCGAGACTGATGTAGTAACAGAAGGTGTAATTGTTCCTGAAGCCGTACTTGAGGCTGATGTTGCTATTGAAGAAGATTTAGAGGAAGATGACAGTGATCACATCTTGACGTCTGAGCTAATTACAGAAACTGTTAGAGTACCTGAGCAGGTTTTTGTGGCTGACCTTGTTACTGGTCCTGATGGACACTTAGAACATGTGGTCCAAGATTGTGTCTCAGGAGTTGACTCTCCCACAATGGTATCAGAGGAGGTTCTTGTAACTAATTCAGATACAGAAACTGTGATTCAAGCAGCTGGCGGTGTTCCTGGTTCTACAGTTACTATTAAAactgaagatgatgatgatgatgatgatgatgatgatgatgatgatgtcaaGAGCACTTCTGAAGACTACTTAATGATATCTT TGGATGATGTTGGGGAAAAATTAGAGCATATGGGGAACGCACCATTAAAAATCAGCAGTGATGGTTCACAAGAAGATGTTAAAGAAGATGGATTTGGTTCAGAAGTAATAaaagtgtatatatttaaagcTGAGGCTGAAGATGACGTTGAAATAG GTGGAACAGAAATTGTCACAGAGAGTGAGTACACCAATGGGCATTCTGTAGCTGGAGTGCTTGACCAGAGCCGAATGCAGCGGGAGAAGATGGTTTACATGGCAGTTAAAGATTCTTCTCAAGAAGAAGATGATATCA gagatgaAAGAAGAGTTTCTCGAAGGTATGAAGATTGTCAGTCATCAG gaaatacTTTGGACTCAACATTAGAAAACAGAAGTAGTACAGCAGCACAATACCTTCAAATTTGTGATAGcattaatacaaataaagtaCTTAAACAAAAAGctaagaagaggagaaggggagaaatgaGGCAGTGGCAAACAG CTGTTATAATAGGTCCTGATGGACAGCCCCTGACAGTATACCCTTGCCATATTTGCACGAAAAAGTTTAAATCCAGGGGATTCTTGAAAAGACACATGAAGAATCATCCTGATCatttgatgagaaaaaaatatcagtgtACAGATTGTGACTTTACAACTAACAAGAAAGTGAGTTTCCATAACCACTTAGAAAGCCATAAGCTTATAAACAAAGTTGACAAAACTCATGAATTTACGGAATACACACGAAGATACAGAGAGGCTAGTCCATTGAGTTCAAATAAACTTATATTAAGAGACAAGGAGCCGAAGATGCACAAGTGCAAATACTGCGACTATGAAACTGCAGAACAAGGACTGTTAAACCGACATTTACTGGCTGTTCACAGCAAGAATTTTCCTCATGTTTGTGTTGAGTGTGGGAAGGGCTTTCGACATCCTTCTGAACTCAAGAAGCATATGAGAACCCATACTGGTGAGAAGCCATATCAATGTCAGTATTGTGTCTTCAGGTGTGCAGATCAATCAAATTTGAAAACTCACATTAAGTCTAAGCATGGTAACAATTTGCCATATAAATGTGAGCATTGTCCCCAAGCATTTGGTGATGAGAGGGAACTTCAGCGCCATCTGGATTTGTTTCAAGGACATAAGACACACCAGTGTCCTCATTGTGACCATAAGAGCACCAACTCAAGTGACCTTAAGCGGCACATCATATCTGTCCACACTAAGGATTTTCCTCACAAATGTGAGGTCTGTGATAAAGGTTTCCATCGTCCTTCTGAGCTCAAAAAGCATAGTGATATCCATAAGGGTAGGAAGATTCATCAGTGTAGGCACTGTGACTTTAAAACATCAGATCCATTTATTCTTAGTGGTCATATCCTTTCAGTTCATACTAAGGATCAGTCACTGAAGTGTAAAAGGTGCAAAAGAGGGTTCAGACAACAAAATGAGCTCAAAAAGCATATGAAGACTCACACTGGAAGAAAGATTTACCAATGTGAGTATTGTGAATACAGCACTACAGATGCATCTGGCTTTAAACGACATGTGATATCAATACATACAAAAGACTATCCACACAGGTGTGAATTCTGCAAGAAGGGATTCCGAAGaccatcagaaaaaaatcagcataTTATGAGGCACCACAAGGAGGCTCTTATGTAA
- the ZNF711 gene encoding zinc finger protein 711 isoform X1, with protein sequence MDSGGGSLGLHTSDSRMAHTMIMQDFVAGMAGTAHIDGDHIVVSVPEAVLVSDVVTDDGITLDHGLAAEVVHGPDIITETDVVTEGVIVPEAVLEADVAIEEDLEEDDSDHILTSELITETVRVPEQVFVADLVTGPDGHLEHVVQDCVSGVDSPTMVSEEVLVTNSDTETVIQAAGGVPGSTVTIKTEDDDDDDDDDDDDDVKSTSEDYLMISLDDVGEKLEHMGNAPLKISSDGSQEDVKEDGFGSEVIKVYIFKAEAEDDVEIGGTEIVTESEYTNGHSVAGVLDQSRMQREKMVYMAVKDSSQEEDDISCAEIADEVYMEVIVGEEEGTSLPETQLEDSDVNKTIVPVVWAATYGDERRVSRRYEDCQSSGNTLDSTLENRSSTAAQYLQICDSINTNKVLKQKAKKRRRGEMRQWQTAVIIGPDGQPLTVYPCHICTKKFKSRGFLKRHMKNHPDHLMRKKYQCTDCDFTTNKKVSFHNHLESHKLINKVDKTHEFTEYTRRYREASPLSSNKLILRDKEPKMHKCKYCDYETAEQGLLNRHLLAVHSKNFPHVCVECGKGFRHPSELKKHMRTHTGEKPYQCQYCVFRCADQSNLKTHIKSKHGNNLPYKCEHCPQAFGDERELQRHLDLFQGHKTHQCPHCDHKSTNSSDLKRHIISVHTKDFPHKCEVCDKGFHRPSELKKHSDIHKGRKIHQCRHCDFKTSDPFILSGHILSVHTKDQSLKCKRCKRGFRQQNELKKHMKTHTGRKIYQCEYCEYSTTDASGFKRHVISIHTKDYPHRCEFCKKGFRRPSEKNQHIMRHHKEALM encoded by the exons ATGGATTCAGGTGGTGGAAGTCTTGGATTGCACACATCAGACTCTAGAATGGCACATACCATGATTATGCAGGATTTTG TGGCTGGAATGGCTGGTACTGCGCATATCGATGGAGACCATATTGTTGTTTCAGTTCCTGAGGCTGTATTAGTTTCTGATGTTGTCACAGATGATGGGATAACTCTTGATCATGGCCTCGCAGCTGAAGTTGTCCATGGGCCTGATATCATCACCGAGACTGATGTAGTAACAGAAGGTGTAATTGTTCCTGAAGCCGTACTTGAGGCTGATGTTGCTATTGAAGAAGATTTAGAGGAAGATGACAGTGATCACATCTTGACGTCTGAGCTAATTACAGAAACTGTTAGAGTACCTGAGCAGGTTTTTGTGGCTGACCTTGTTACTGGTCCTGATGGACACTTAGAACATGTGGTCCAAGATTGTGTCTCAGGAGTTGACTCTCCCACAATGGTATCAGAGGAGGTTCTTGTAACTAATTCAGATACAGAAACTGTGATTCAAGCAGCTGGCGGTGTTCCTGGTTCTACAGTTACTATTAAAactgaagatgatgatgatgatgatgatgatgatgatgatgatgatgtcaaGAGCACTTCTGAAGACTACTTAATGATATCTT TGGATGATGTTGGGGAAAAATTAGAGCATATGGGGAACGCACCATTAAAAATCAGCAGTGATGGTTCACAAGAAGATGTTAAAGAAGATGGATTTGGTTCAGAAGTAATAaaagtgtatatatttaaagcTGAGGCTGAAGATGACGTTGAAATAG GTGGAACAGAAATTGTCACAGAGAGTGAGTACACCAATGGGCATTCTGTAGCTGGAGTGCTTGACCAGAGCCGAATGCAGCGGGAGAAGATGGTTTACATGGCAGTTAAAGATTCTTCTCAAGAAGAAGATGATATCA gtTGCGCTGAAATAGCAGATGAAGTTTACATGGAAGTCATTgtaggggaagaggaaggaacttCTCTCCCTGAGACTCAGCTTGAGGACTCTGATGTTAATAAAACAATTGTCCCTGTTGTCTGGGCTGCGACATATG gagatgaAAGAAGAGTTTCTCGAAGGTATGAAGATTGTCAGTCATCAG gaaatacTTTGGACTCAACATTAGAAAACAGAAGTAGTACAGCAGCACAATACCTTCAAATTTGTGATAGcattaatacaaataaagtaCTTAAACAAAAAGctaagaagaggagaaggggagaaatgaGGCAGTGGCAAACAG CTGTTATAATAGGTCCTGATGGACAGCCCCTGACAGTATACCCTTGCCATATTTGCACGAAAAAGTTTAAATCCAGGGGATTCTTGAAAAGACACATGAAGAATCATCCTGATCatttgatgagaaaaaaatatcagtgtACAGATTGTGACTTTACAACTAACAAGAAAGTGAGTTTCCATAACCACTTAGAAAGCCATAAGCTTATAAACAAAGTTGACAAAACTCATGAATTTACGGAATACACACGAAGATACAGAGAGGCTAGTCCATTGAGTTCAAATAAACTTATATTAAGAGACAAGGAGCCGAAGATGCACAAGTGCAAATACTGCGACTATGAAACTGCAGAACAAGGACTGTTAAACCGACATTTACTGGCTGTTCACAGCAAGAATTTTCCTCATGTTTGTGTTGAGTGTGGGAAGGGCTTTCGACATCCTTCTGAACTCAAGAAGCATATGAGAACCCATACTGGTGAGAAGCCATATCAATGTCAGTATTGTGTCTTCAGGTGTGCAGATCAATCAAATTTGAAAACTCACATTAAGTCTAAGCATGGTAACAATTTGCCATATAAATGTGAGCATTGTCCCCAAGCATTTGGTGATGAGAGGGAACTTCAGCGCCATCTGGATTTGTTTCAAGGACATAAGACACACCAGTGTCCTCATTGTGACCATAAGAGCACCAACTCAAGTGACCTTAAGCGGCACATCATATCTGTCCACACTAAGGATTTTCCTCACAAATGTGAGGTCTGTGATAAAGGTTTCCATCGTCCTTCTGAGCTCAAAAAGCATAGTGATATCCATAAGGGTAGGAAGATTCATCAGTGTAGGCACTGTGACTTTAAAACATCAGATCCATTTATTCTTAGTGGTCATATCCTTTCAGTTCATACTAAGGATCAGTCACTGAAGTGTAAAAGGTGCAAAAGAGGGTTCAGACAACAAAATGAGCTCAAAAAGCATATGAAGACTCACACTGGAAGAAAGATTTACCAATGTGAGTATTGTGAATACAGCACTACAGATGCATCTGGCTTTAAACGACATGTGATATCAATACATACAAAAGACTATCCACACAGGTGTGAATTCTGCAAGAAGGGATTCCGAAGaccatcagaaaaaaatcagcataTTATGAGGCACCACAAGGAGGCTCTTATGTAA